A single window of Cheilinus undulatus linkage group 12, ASM1832078v1, whole genome shotgun sequence DNA harbors:
- the stoml3b gene encoding stomatin (EPB72)-like 3b, with protein sequence MEMEHHMESGKRRGQSKEDLISERTGSLGCVGWFIVILSGIFTFALFPLTIWFCLKIVQEYERAVIFRLGRITDRKAKGPGIFFVLPCTDSFVKVDLRTVSFDIPPQEILTKDSVTVCVDGVVYFRVSDPIASVANVSNADFSTRLLAQTTLRNVLGTKNLAELLSDREGIAHGMQTSLDEATDNWGIKVERVEIKDVKLPHQLQRAMAAEAEAAREARAKVIAAEGEMNASRALKEASLVIAESPSALQLRYLQTLNTIAAEKNSTIIFPLPMDVMSHFMKK encoded by the exons CTGAGCGGACAGGGTCTTTGGGATGTGTTGGTTGGTTCATCGTCATTCTCTCTGGCATCTTTACTTTCGCCCTGTTCCCCTTGACAATCTGGTTCTGTCTCAAG ATTGTTCAGGAGTATGAGCGTGCCGTCATCTTCAGACTGGGTCGCATCACAGACAGAAAGGCTAAAGGACCAG gaattttctttgttttgccatGCACTGACTCCTTTGTCAAAGTGGATCTGCGAACAGTTTCATTCGACATCCCACCACAAGAG ATCTTGACTAAAGATTCAGTCACAGTTTGTGTTGACGGAGTGGTGTACTTCCGGGTCAGTGACCCCATCGCCTCTGTAGCTAATGTGTCCAACGCTGACTTCTCCACCCGTCTGTTGGCTCAAACCACCCTGAGGAATGTGCTGGGAACCAAAAACctggctgagctgctgtctgaCCGTGAGGGCATCGCTCACGGCATGCAG ACCAGCCTGGATGAAGCCACAGACAACTGGGGCATCAAGGTGGAGCGTGTGGAGATTAAAGATGTAAAGCTGCCTCATCAGCTGCAGAGAGCAATGGCTGCTGAAGCCGAGGCTGCACGAGAGGCCAGAGCCAAG GTTATTGCAGCAGAGGGTGAGATGAACGCATCTCGTGCCCTGAAGGAGGCGTCCCTGGTCATCGCAGAGTCCCCATCCGCCCTGCAGCTTCGCTACCTGCAGACTCTCAACACCATCGCAGCAGAGAAGAACTCCACCATCATCTTCCCCCTGCCCATGGACGTCATGTCTCACTTTATGAAGAAGTGA